The Manis javanica isolate MJ-LG chromosome 13, MJ_LKY, whole genome shotgun sequence region AGATTCAACATCGTGGTCCCTGGTTTCTACTAACTTAGGAAACGAAAGACCTATTCCTGCTTCAACTTCTCCTTCCTTAAAAATGGGTGAGAGATTCTCTGTCCTTGAGCAGTATTTTTTACtgaatgtgaatatttttaacaCATATCTTAGCATCAAATAGTTGCAATATTAAAACCACAGCTCAGCTCCCCTTTCATGTGCACTGCCACGTTCAGGATCCATGGGAGGAGTAAGAAACAACTCAGCTAAAGTTAAGCAACTCCTTAAGCCTTTTCTCACATAAGCCCAAGCCCAATTTGTGTGTATCTTTAATGTTTTCCACTAAGGAAATAGACTAAATCTGAGGCATCCGGGTTTCTGTTTGCCTTTACATGAGGACTTTCCTTAGCTGCTGCCAGCCCTCTGGAGCCCGTAACCCCACCAGGACCCGAGGCTCTGCAAAGGAGCACAGTGTCAGGCACAGCCGCCCCTCACGGCAGACGCAGCCTGACCCCCCGCCCGGCCCCTCCCTGGGAGCCCCTGCCAGCTCCGGCTTTCCTGCTCCGGTCTGCGTCCCTGCCGCTTGCTGCTGCTGTGGGCCTTGGGAGGTGGACACAGACTCCTGGTGACTGTGCCCCTTCCCAGGTGTGAAGGCTGGGCTTTGAGCTGTTCGTTAAAAGGCTTGGTAAGGTAGTGAAATGGAAACGCGTCAGCATACGGCATAAAGTGGCAGAAATGCATGGAGGTGTATCTTGGCGGAGCCGGGAGAGCTACCAGCCAGTGCTTCCTGCCCGGCAGGGCCTCCGACTCCAGGGATCCCGTCTGTCTGCCCCCAGGAGCCTCCTGGTTCATGCCCTCCCCGGGCTGTCCACACTCAGTGGACACCGGGCGCACCACCCGGGGCACCAGGCACACGCTGCCCCTGGCTAACAAGGCCGAGATGACGAGAGTGTGGGCTCGGAGCTGTGCAGTTGGAACGGGGCTGGTTGCTGGACATCTGGGCAGCAGGGCCGTCAGCCTCTGAGCCGGGGAACTGTGTCCCGCGGTGCGGCTGTGGCTGAGGGCCCTGGGGTCACGTTGTACACGGTGTGGAATGCATGCATGTTCAAAAGGTTCCTTATGCTGACTACCTAAATATTTGATTAGTGTAAACACAATACTATCTACTCTTAATTTTCTCCATTATCACAGAAATCGTACGGACAATTTAGATGGAGAGGCATTTTGAGAAATGGTGAAATTTTGAATCATTTCTTGATTTAAACTTGCATATCTTATGTTTTCCTCATGAAAAACATCTCTTCTGGCAAATATTTTGTTCTAACATCAAAAGacagtttctatttcttcaagaATATGTGCTAAATGAGTTCCTCCTGTACCTTGCATATGGAACACTTGATGTAAACACAAAGCAAAGTATTTTGGTTAGTTGTTGGGTGGGGGGATTTTCATCTCCCAATTCCCTATGTGGGTAGATATAGTCCACTGACTGTGAGCTTACTGTACTCAAATCACATATTCATAAACATGTCACTCTAATTTAAGCTTATGAAATGGTGCCCCTGGATAGGGTGCTGGGGAGTGTGGAGAGGGTATGCCCCTTTAAGAAAGGGAGTCAGTTTAGAATCGATCCATTGTCCCTGGTTTTTCAGATGGGGTGCAAGGGGTCAGGAGCAATGGCAGGGGGACACGGCTGGAGGCCCAGGATCTGGGCCCAGGCGACCACTGTGGACAAGGAGAGGTGCCAAGTCTGGCTGGTGGGCTGAGAGATGAGGTCCTCCCCGGACTGAGGGATGTGAGACTTGGTGATCAAGGACTCTGCGATAGTTACTAtttcagagaaatgggaaccatGTGCCTCTTTCAGGGTTCCTGGATCATAAGCTCAAGCCAACTTCCAAATGAAGCTTCTGGAAAACCCACGAGGTACGGAAGCATGTTCAGGCTGTTAGTGCCTTTGCTGTTGGTGCCTCACCTCTCATCAGGAGATAAATGCTTGCAAGCAGTTTATTTCCCTATTGCTGCGGTTAGATTGTTCACTCTAAAACTTTTATATAGTTTGAAGCCTACGAATACATTTCTCTTGCACACAGGGGACGTTTTGTTATGATCTGAGTTGTCTTCGGAAATCCACTCTGCCCCCAAGTCCCCCGTCCTGCTAGGAGGAGCCCCTTGTCTCCTTCTGAGTCAGCCCTGGGCCTCTTCTTGATGAGGACCCCGGCTCCCttacagcagcagcaggaggagtcAGCTGGGGCAGAGGCTTCTGAGAGGACCTCACGCTTTGGGGAACCTCTGGGtttgggttttgcttttgttttgaattgcCGTGAACTTTGTGTAGCCAGCACAGACACTGTCCTCGGGAAGATGTCTCCAGCCCTGCATCTTCCGCCCAGAGGCCTGGCCCCGCAGGCGTGTCCTCTTGCCCCAGGCCTGCAGCTTGGGAGCAGGAGCAGCCCCGCCCCATGTGCTCTGGGGAGGCGAGTGGCCAGGGACGGCGTGTCCCATCTCTCCAGGAGCTGGTTGCCAGGTGGCTTCCTCCACCACCCAAGCCACCCCTGGGCATGGGAGGAAAGTCATGTCCTGCTTCGCTGGGCCCGCATGGGGGCTCCAGGCCGGGAGCCTGCTCGGCTGGTGCTGATGAAGGGGCCGAGTGTCCCAGCTCCTGCTGACATGGCCTGGctctgaggcagcctggccttGGGCCAGCTGTGTGCAGTGAGCAGCTGGAGGCCCTGATGAAGGGCACCTGCTCACCCCACCTGCTGAGTGCACAGCCTCCTTCTCCACACAGAATGATGCCGACTGACCTCGTGGCCCAGCAGCCCACAGAGTCAGGCTGCCCAGAGGACGGCGGGACCGAGGCAGACCCTGAGGAGCTGGCCAGGCTCTCTGGGGGACACTGCAGGGCCGATGAGATGCTGGTGAGCAGGGCCCCTCTCCCCAACCTGCCTGGGGATGTCCCCCGCCTTCTTCCTGGTGCAGGACCACTTCAGTGATGCCTGAACATGGAGGTCGTGACTCCACTTCCTTCTAGGAGGGCATACAGTTCTTTCCCCCTCTACAGCTTTGGGTCTGATAGATGTGAGACAGGATGGGGAAATAAGAAAACGTTAATATTTCAGCTTATCTGCCTTAATCCAAAAGAAGGCACATAAACGTAAcacttgattaaaaaaatcagaatgtttACAAGACTTGAATCATCCCCCCAAACTTCCAGAGCTTTATCAGCTTCTTGCAGACCCCTGGGGCAGTGATCATTGCTCTCTCCGCTCCCACCAAAGCCCCATGTCCTATCCGAGCGCCATCTGCCCTGTGACTGTGAGCAGCGGATGTGGGCATGGCTGTGAATTCCGTGCCCATCTTCCTGGGAAAAGTCAGAATGGGCTCCTTGTCCCTGAATCCCTGCGACCCCGGTGTCTCCACTGGTCTGGGCACTAGGATAAGTGTGGCTCCCTGTGTGGGCCTTGTGCAGGAGGCCATGCAGCGGCCTGGGGTGGCACTCCCCTTCTCCCCTCTGCTTT contains the following coding sequences:
- the TCP10L gene encoding T-complex protein 10A homolog 1 isoform X3 — translated: MGTMCLFQGSWIISSSQLPNEASGKPTRMMPTDLVAQQPTESGCPEDGGTEADPEELARLSGGHCRADEMLVSDPALGNVSPLSAGEEVKPRNAGHRRQSVTVTGRRLLPKSVTCLQLCVTLMPGKPACVLTRHPSWA
- the TCP10L gene encoding T-complex protein 10A homolog 1 isoform X4 produces the protein MGTMCLFQGSWIISSSQLPNEASGKPTRMMPTDLVAQQPTESGCPEDGGTEADPEELARLSGGHCRADEMLVSDPALGNVSPLSAGEEVKPRNAGHRRQSVTVTGRRLLPKSVTCLQVE